One Sulfitobacter sp. M39 genomic window, TTGCGGCCGCCAGCCTGCGCGGTGCCCTGGACGAGGTCGCGCGCGGCTATGACGGCGATGTGGCGCTGTCGTTTGGCGGGTCCGGCACGATGGCACGGCAGATCGATGCGGGTGCCCCTGCCGATGTGGTCTTGCTGGCCGCACCGGTCTGGATGACATGGCTGCGGGATCGCGGCGCGGTCCAGGCTGACGCAGTGGTTGATTTGTTGGGCAATTCTCTTGTGGTGATCGCCCCCGCAGACAGCGATATCGCCCCGGACCCCGCCGATCTGGCGGGTGCCCTTGGCGATGCGCGGTTAGCGATGGGTCAACGGGACGCCGTGCCCGCCGGTATCTATGCGCGCGAATGGCTTGAGGTTACCGGACAATGGGAAGCAATCGCCCCGCGTCTGGCAGAGACGGATAACGTGCGCAGCGCACTGGCTTTGGTCGCACGGGCAGAGACGCCCTTGGGCATTGTCTACCGCACCGATGCGTTGGCCGAACCGCAGGTCCGCATCCTCTATGATATCCCGCAGGGGACACACAGCCCGATCACCTACCCCGCCGCCGCGCTTTCTGACAGCGGCGCGGCCTTCATGGCGCATCTGCAGTCCGACGACGCCCGCGCGGTCTTTGCCCGCCACGGTTTCAAGCCGCTGCCCGAATGACCGCAGACGCCGCCGCCTGGGACGCGCTGCGTCTGTCGCTTTGGGTTGCAGTTTGGGCGACGCTGCTGGCGATCCCGCTGGCGCTTTGGGTGGCGTGGCTGCTGGCGCGGCGGGATTTCTGGGGCAAGGCGCTGCTGAATGCCGCCGTGCATCTGCCGCTGGTTTTGCCGCCCGTGGTCACGGGGTATCTGCTGCTGATGGCATTCGGGCGGAACGCGCCCTTGGGCCGCGCATTGGACGCCATCGGATTGCAACTGGCTTTCCATTGGTCCGGCGCAGTGCTGGCGGCCATCATCATGGGGTTCCCCTTGATGGTCCGCGCCATGCGGCTCGCGATAGAGGCGGTGGACCCCAAGCTTGAAGACGCCGCTGCCACGCTCGGCGCCCCCCGCGCGGCGGTTTTTGCCCGCGTCACCCTGCCCCTGATCTTGCCCGGTGTGCTGGCGGGGACCGTGATGGGCTTTGCTAAAGCCATGGGCGAATTTGGCGCCACGATCACCTTTGTCGCCAATATCCCCGGCCAGACGCAAACCCTGCCAAGCGCCATCTGGGCCGCCTTGCAGATACCCGGTGGCGAGGGTCAGGCGGTGGCAATGGTGCTCATGTCCTCGGCCATCGCGGTCAGCGCCGTGCTTCTGTCTGAACTGCTCGCCCGCCGCGTTGCCAAAAGGATCGCCGGCACATGACGCTTTCACTGTCCCTGTCGCACCGCTTTGACGGCTTCGCGCTGGACCTCGCGCTTGACGCAGGGCCAGGCATCACCGCGCTGTTTGGCCGGTCAGGGGCCGGAAAATCCACCGTGATCAATGCCGTTGGTGGCTTGCTCCACCCCGATCGCGGGCGCATCGTGATCGATGGCGAGGTGCTGCTGGACACCGAGGGCGGCATCTATGTACCCCCGCACAAGCGCCGCCTTGGCACCGTGTTTCAGGACGCGCGGCTGTTCCCGCATCTCAGCGTGGCGCAAAACCTGATGTTCGGTGCCCGCTATGCGCCGCGCGGCAGCAGTGGCCCGTCACAACGCGACGTGGTGGCGCTGCTTGGGCTAGAAACATTGCTCGACCGCGCCCCCGCCACGCTATCAGGCGGCCAAAAGCAGCGTGTCGCCTTGGGCCGCGCCTTGCTGAGCCACCCGCGCATGTTGCTGATGGATGAACCGCTCGCCAGTCTGGACGGGCCCCGCAAGCAAGAGATTTTGCCCTTTCTCGAACGGCTGCGCGACGGGCCGCTGGGGCTGCCGATCCTGTATGTCAGCCACGCGGTGGACGAGATCGCGCGGCTGGCCGATACGCTGGTACTAATCCAGAACGGAAAGGTTCAGGCGCAGGGCCCGCTGTTCGATGTCATGGCCGATCCCGCCGCCGTGCCCCTGCTTGGTGTCCGCGAGGCGGGTGCCGTGATCGAGGCGGATGTCCTTGAACATGGAAATGACGGGATCACGACCCTGCGGATCAGCGCCGGAGAGCTTGAGCTGCCCGGCGTGCACGCCGATGCCGGTGCCCGCGTGCGTCTGCGGGTGCTGGCCCAGGACGTGATCCTGTCCCTAACCCGCCCCGAGGGGCTGAGCTCGGTCAACGTGCTGCCCGTCACGGTCGAGGCGGTTCACCCCGGCGACGGTCCGGGTGCGGCCATTGCCCTGCGTGCGGGGCGTGACCGGTTGCTCAGCCGTGTGACGGCCCGCGCTGTCGCCGAGCTTGGCCTGACACCGGGCATGACCTGCTATGCGATCCTCAAGGCCACCACGGTCGCGCCGGGCAGTATCGGGCGCTAGGCGATCTTGCGCAGCCCGACCTTGGCGCGCAGCCGCTCGACCAGTTCTTCGTGGGGGACATCCGCATCAATCGCCAGCTTGCGTAGCCCGAAATGCACATGGGCCATATCTTCGTAGTAGCTGGTATAGGCATAGTTGGTCGCTGCACCGGCCACCGCCCCCAGCACCGGCACCGCCTGCGCGGCCAGCTTTTGCCCCAAGACCAGCGCCAGACGCGGGGCCACTTTGGCAATCACCGCCTGCATGGCTCGCCCGCTTAACGCGACCCGTGCCGATAGAAACGCCAGATCGGCCCCGTCATCCTCTGACAAGGGCCCCGCGGCGCTGAACACCTGCACGCAATCGAACTGCACATTCTCGGCATGGGCATCAAAGCCGTGTTCCACCGCCACCCCCTGAATAACGCGGAGCAACAAGGTCGTCGTCACCGGCAGCTCTGCCAGTGCCGTGGGCAGGCCACCTGCGCCACCAGCCGCCCCCATCGCCGCGCTGACCGCCTGGTTCAGCCAGCTTTTCTGGTCCGGCACCATCGACCGCGTCGACGTCGCCGCCTTCATCGCCTGGCCCAATGCCTTGACGGTGGCGCTTTCAAGATTGCGGCGCACAGGCGAGGGAAGCTTGTCGATCAACCCCTCGGCGCTGCCGCCGATGACGTTCAATACATTGATACCCACGCCGCCCGCGCTTTTGTAGCGCTTGGCGATCTGGTCCAGCCGTGCCTCTACGTCAATGGTGCTGGGTAGGTTGCTTTCAATCTGCATGGGTTGGGCCCTTCGCCTGTTTGGCTAGAATGTGGGCCATCCCGCCGCCGCTTTCAATGTGGCCAAGCGGTGACATCGCCCGCGATGCCTTCCCACGCGCCATCGACCAGCGCGCGGCCCAACACCCGTCCAGGGTTCGTTGGCGGCGGCATCACCACATCGGTCAGCAAGGTAAAGCCGAAGCGGTTATAGTAAGGCGCATCCCCCACCAGCATCACGCGCGACCACCCCAGCGGGGCCGCTTGCGCCAGACTGCCCTCGATCAACAAGGCACCCAAGCCTTCGCCTTGCCGCGTCGGGTGCACGGCAACGGGCCCCAACAACAGCGCGGCATGGGCACCGATACAGATCGGCCAATAGCGTATGGCCCCGGCAAGGATACCGCCCGCGTCACGTGCCACATGGTTCAGCCCCGCCACCGGCGGCACCCCGTCGCGCAGGCGATAGGACGACAACGCCTCGCGTCCCGGCGCAAAGCAGGTGTCGTACAACGCTTCGACTTCCCAGTGATCGGCAGCCGTCTCGGGGGTAATATGATACAAGGCGTGGCCCTCTGGACGGTTTTCCTGTGGCGCTGCCTTTATCATGGCGCTAGCCATAGGTGCAAACCATGAGGAGAGTTTGATGTTCTACCGCCCGCAAGATGGCCACCCCCTGCCCCATAACCCGTTCAACGCGATTGTCACACCGCGCCCGATCGGATGGATCTCAACCCGTGACGCGGACGGGAACGACAATCTGGCTCCCTATTCTTTTTTCAACGGGGTCGCCTATACGCCGCCGCAGGTGATGTTTGCCTCTACCGGGACCAAGGCCGATGTGGACGGGACCAAGGACAGCATGGCGAACATCCGCGAGACCGGTGTCTTCTGCGTGAATATTGTCGAATACGCGATGCGCGACGCGATGAACGCCTCCTCTGCGACGCTGCCTCATGGTGCGGATGAATTCGGCCACGCTGGCATCGAAAAGGCGAGCTGCGATCAGATCAACTGCGCCCGTGTGGCGACCGCCCCTGCCAGCCTGGAATGCCGCATGACCCAGATGGTCAAGATCGAGGGAGAGAATAACTTTGTCGTCTTCGGCGAGGTCGTCGGCGTCCATATGCGCGACGATTGCATCAACGACGGACGCTTCGACGTGACGACCTACCAACCGCTGTCCCGCCTGGGCTACCGCGATTATGCCCGCGTGACCGACGTGTTCGAGATCATCCGCCCCGACGATTGATCCCCCCACATCCCGAAAAGCAAAAAGCCCCCGATGCAGACTGCATCGGGGGCTTTTTCGTTTCCCTCGGTCCGGCGGATTAGTGACCGCCAAGAATGCCGGTACGAACCTGATAGTTCGCCGCGATCTCGTAGTCGGGATCATCGTCGCTATCGATCATCAGGTGCCCGGCCTTCTTCAGCAAACGGTGACAATCACGGCTGAGGTGGCGCAGCTGGATGCGCTTGCCCGCGCCTTCGTATTTCGCGGCAATCGTCTCGATCGCTTGCAGGGCGGATTGATCCACAACGCGGCTGTCCTCGAAATCGACGATCACCTCGCTGGGGTCGGCCTTGACGTTAAAGAGCTCGGCGAAACCTTCGGACGATCCAAAGAACAGCGGCCCCTGAATCTGGTAGACCTTGGCCCCTTCAGGTGTGGTGTATGTCTTGGCGTGGATGCGACGCGCATTGTTCCACGCATAGGCCAGCGCCGACACGATCACACCGACGACCACCGCGACCGCAAGGTCTTCGTAGACGGTGACGACGGTGACCAGCAGGATCACGAAGGCATCGGTCAGGGGCACTTTGCGCAGGATCCCAAAGGAGTTCCACGCGAAGGTGCCAATCACGACCATGAACATCACCCCGACCAGTGCCGCCAGCGGGATCTGTTCGATCAGCGGCGCGCCGACCAGAATGAATAGCAGCAAAAAGACCGCAGCCGCAATCCCCGCGACCCGCGTGCGCCCGCCTGATTTGACGTTGATCATCGACTGGCCGATCATCGCACAACCGCCCATACCGCCGAAGAAGCCGGTCACGGTATTGGCCACGCCCTGCGCGATACATTCCTGGCTGGCCCCGCCGCGGGTGTTGGTCAGGTCGCTGACAAGGTTCAAGGTCAGCAGCGATTCAATCAGGCCGATGGCCGCAAGGATCACCGCATAGGGCAGGATGATATACAGCGTCTCAAGCGTGAAGGGTGCCAAGGCGGTGCCGTAAAGGCCAACACCTTCGCCAAACGGCATGTGGAACATCGGAAAGCCGCCCTCGATCGAGGCCAGATCGCCGACCCGTGGCACATCCATGCCCGTCGCGATCACCAGAATGGCGATGATACCGATGCCTGCCAGCGGTGCGGGGATCAGCTTGGTGATGCGCGGCATGACCCAGATGATCGCCATCGTCGCGGCTACCAGCGCCAGCATCAGGTAAAGCGGCCCACCCGAAAGCCATTCGCCACCCGACATGCCGTGACCTGTATCAACCATCGTGCCCGGCACTTTGAACTGGCCCATCTGGGCAAGGAAGATCACGATGGCCAGACCGTTCACAAACCCCAGCATAACAGGGTGCGGCACCAGCCGCATGAACTTGCCCCATTGCATGACACCCGCGAAAATCTGGATCAGCCCCATCAGCACGACCGTGGCGAACAGGTATTCGACCCCGTGCTGCGCGACCAGTGCGACCATAACAACGGCCAAAGCCCCTGTCGCCCCCGAGATCATCCCCGGACGCCCGCCGATCAACGCGGTAATCAACCCCACCAGGAAGGCCGCATACAGGCCCACCAGCGGGTTCACCCCCGCGACAAAGGCAAAGGCAACCGCTTCGGGCACAAGGGCCAAGGCGACGGTCAGCCCCGACAACAGTTCGATGCGCAGCCGCGACGGAGAGAACCCCTCTCCCGGCATCCAGCGCAGGTCGGTCACATCAAGATTTTTGGTAAAACTACGGAACGTGGTACGCGCCATCGGGCATCCTTCGGGTCAAATCGCATCAATAAGTCGGAAAGGTCTTTGCGGCCTCCTAGCTGAAACGTGAACAAAATGGAAGCCACGCGACGGCGCGGGCCGGATTTGAGGCTTTCCCTATGGGCCAAGCTTGATACTCTGCGCACAACTCAATCCAAGGGCGACTTCATGACACAGACGAAAATTGCCGTGATCGGCGGCTCCGGCATCTATGACATAAACGGGCTGGAGGGGGCCGAATGGCTTACCGTGGAAAGCCCCTGGGGCCCGCCATCCGATGCGATCCTGACCGGCACGCTGGACGGAGTAGAGATGGCCTTTCTGCCGCGCCACGGACGCGGACATGTGCATGCGCCCTCTACCGTCCCCTACCGCGCCAATATCGATGCGCTGAAACGGCTCGGCTGCACGGATGTGATCAGCGTCTCGGCTTGCGGGTCGTTCCGCGATGAAATGGCACCGGGAGATTTCGTGATCGTGGACCAGTTCATCGACCGCACCATCGCGCGGGAGAAATCTTTCTTCGGCACCGGCTGCGTGGCCCATGTCAGCGTGGCGCACCCCACCTGTCCGCGTTTGGGCGACGCCTGCGAAACCGCCGCGCGCGACGCGGGCATCAATGTGCACCGCGGCGGCACCTACCTTGCGATGGAGGGGCCGCAGTTCAGCACATTGGCGGAATCCAAGATGTACCGCGAAAGCTGGGGCGCGGATGTGATCGGCATGACCAATATGCCCGAAGCGAAATTGGCCCGCGAGGCAGAGCTTTGCTATGCCTCGGTCGCGATGATCACGGATTACGACAGCTGGCACCCAGATCACGGCGAGGTTGACGTGACCAAGATCATCGAGACGTTGATGGGCAATGCCGACAAGGGCCGTCAGCTGGTCGCGCGCCTGCCCAAACTGCTAGGAGCCGACC contains:
- the modA gene encoding molybdate ABC transporter substrate-binding protein, which encodes MKRFLPLIFAALLPTLAQAEQPSVTVFAAASLRGALDEVARGYDGDVALSFGGSGTMARQIDAGAPADVVLLAAPVWMTWLRDRGAVQADAVVDLLGNSLVVIAPADSDIAPDPADLAGALGDARLAMGQRDAVPAGIYAREWLEVTGQWEAIAPRLAETDNVRSALALVARAETPLGIVYRTDALAEPQVRILYDIPQGTHSPITYPAAALSDSGAAFMAHLQSDDARAVFARHGFKPLPE
- the modB gene encoding molybdate ABC transporter permease subunit; translation: MTADAAAWDALRLSLWVAVWATLLAIPLALWVAWLLARRDFWGKALLNAAVHLPLVLPPVVTGYLLLMAFGRNAPLGRALDAIGLQLAFHWSGAVLAAIIMGFPLMVRAMRLAIEAVDPKLEDAAATLGAPRAAVFARVTLPLILPGVLAGTVMGFAKAMGEFGATITFVANIPGQTQTLPSAIWAALQIPGGEGQAVAMVLMSSAIAVSAVLLSELLARRVAKRIAGT
- the modC gene encoding molybdenum ABC transporter ATP-binding protein; the encoded protein is MTLSLSLSHRFDGFALDLALDAGPGITALFGRSGAGKSTVINAVGGLLHPDRGRIVIDGEVLLDTEGGIYVPPHKRRLGTVFQDARLFPHLSVAQNLMFGARYAPRGSSGPSQRDVVALLGLETLLDRAPATLSGGQKQRVALGRALLSHPRMLLMDEPLASLDGPRKQEILPFLERLRDGPLGLPILYVSHAVDEIARLADTLVLIQNGKVQAQGPLFDVMADPAAVPLLGVREAGAVIEADVLEHGNDGITTLRISAGELELPGVHADAGARVRLRVLAQDVILSLTRPEGLSSVNVLPVTVEAVHPGDGPGAAIALRAGRDRLLSRVTARAVAELGLTPGMTCYAILKATTVAPGSIGR
- a CDS encoding EcsC family protein translates to MQIESNLPSTIDVEARLDQIAKRYKSAGGVGINVLNVIGGSAEGLIDKLPSPVRRNLESATVKALGQAMKAATSTRSMVPDQKSWLNQAVSAAMGAAGGAGGLPTALAELPVTTTLLLRVIQGVAVEHGFDAHAENVQFDCVQVFSAAGPLSEDDGADLAFLSARVALSGRAMQAVIAKVAPRLALVLGQKLAAQAVPVLGAVAGAATNYAYTSYYEDMAHVHFGLRKLAIDADVPHEELVERLRAKVGLRKIA
- a CDS encoding GNAT family N-acetyltransferase: MIKAAPQENRPEGHALYHITPETAADHWEVEALYDTCFAPGREALSSYRLRDGVPPVAGLNHVARDAGGILAGAIRYWPICIGAHAALLLGPVAVHPTRQGEGLGALLIEGSLAQAAPLGWSRVMLVGDAPYYNRFGFTLLTDVVMPPPTNPGRVLGRALVDGAWEGIAGDVTAWPH
- a CDS encoding flavin reductase family protein, whose protein sequence is MFYRPQDGHPLPHNPFNAIVTPRPIGWISTRDADGNDNLAPYSFFNGVAYTPPQVMFASTGTKADVDGTKDSMANIRETGVFCVNIVEYAMRDAMNASSATLPHGADEFGHAGIEKASCDQINCARVATAPASLECRMTQMVKIEGENNFVVFGEVVGVHMRDDCINDGRFDVTTYQPLSRLGYRDYARVTDVFEIIRPDD
- a CDS encoding SulP family inorganic anion transporter, which produces MARTTFRSFTKNLDVTDLRWMPGEGFSPSRLRIELLSGLTVALALVPEAVAFAFVAGVNPLVGLYAAFLVGLITALIGGRPGMISGATGALAVVMVALVAQHGVEYLFATVVLMGLIQIFAGVMQWGKFMRLVPHPVMLGFVNGLAIVIFLAQMGQFKVPGTMVDTGHGMSGGEWLSGGPLYLMLALVAATMAIIWVMPRITKLIPAPLAGIGIIAILVIATGMDVPRVGDLASIEGGFPMFHMPFGEGVGLYGTALAPFTLETLYIILPYAVILAAIGLIESLLTLNLVSDLTNTRGGASQECIAQGVANTVTGFFGGMGGCAMIGQSMINVKSGGRTRVAGIAAAVFLLLFILVGAPLIEQIPLAALVGVMFMVVIGTFAWNSFGILRKVPLTDAFVILLVTVVTVYEDLAVAVVVGVIVSALAYAWNNARRIHAKTYTTPEGAKVYQIQGPLFFGSSEGFAELFNVKADPSEVIVDFEDSRVVDQSALQAIETIAAKYEGAGKRIQLRHLSRDCHRLLKKAGHLMIDSDDDPDYEIAANYQVRTGILGGH
- a CDS encoding S-methyl-5'-thioadenosine phosphorylase; protein product: MTQTKIAVIGGSGIYDINGLEGAEWLTVESPWGPPSDAILTGTLDGVEMAFLPRHGRGHVHAPSTVPYRANIDALKRLGCTDVISVSACGSFRDEMAPGDFVIVDQFIDRTIAREKSFFGTGCVAHVSVAHPTCPRLGDACETAARDAGINVHRGGTYLAMEGPQFSTLAESKMYRESWGADVIGMTNMPEAKLAREAELCYASVAMITDYDSWHPDHGEVDVTKIIETLMGNADKGRQLVARLPKLLGADRAPCPHGCDRALEYAIMTQPEMRDAALVAKLDAVAGRVL